Genomic window (Aquimarina sp. BL5):
CAGGGGTTACAAGAATTAAAGGATAAACTTTGGAAAATGCTTAATGATTAGAGCTATCATTTAACAGAGTACCCTTCTTTTAGTATTCCATCTGCTGCTTCTGGATGTTTTTTTAGATAAGCTGCTACAAAGGGACAAAGCGGAATCATTTTATATCCTTTTTCCTGAATGTATTTTAATACTTTCTTTACGATCGTACTACCTAATCCTTTTCCTTCCATAGATGTCGGAACCTCTGTATGAGTTAAGTATATGGAA
Coding sequences:
- a CDS encoding GNAT family N-acetyltransferase, whose translation is MAKNDWSQLELINNTDRPKKRFELQVENEIIFIEYILTNDNSIYLTHTEVPTSMEGKGLGSTIVKKVLKYIQEKGYKMIPLCPFVAAYLKKHPEAADGILKEGYSVK